The Mercurialis annua linkage group LG2, ddMerAnnu1.2, whole genome shotgun sequence genome contains a region encoding:
- the LOC126667391 gene encoding uncharacterized protein LOC126667391 codes for MMMESSLGDMLLKVLMFALVQALVYIILSHSSNIFSNTVKRSSSFKPARSVSIRRMLAALQDLPAASEPSPKTCSPSVQQHSTDQDQYS; via the coding sequence ATGATGATGGAAAGCAGCTTAGGAGACATGTTATTGAAGGTATTGATGTTTGCTTTGGTTCAAGCATTGGTTTACATCATCCTTTCACATTCATCGAACATCTTTTCCAACACTGTGAAAAGATCATCCAGCTTCAAGCCTGCTCGTTCCGTTAGCATTCGTCGCATGCTCGCTGCTCTTCAAGACCTTCCTGCTGCCTCTGAGCCTTCTCCCAAGACTTGTTCACCATCTGTTCAACAACACTCAACTGATCAAGATCAGTACTCATAA
- the LOC126667611 gene encoding uncharacterized protein LOC126667611 — MSEQQTYWCHECDISIHLLLTIDSPSSPPPLCPDCHTCNLELMDDPTLTDTASFFLDAFFLPFFSGVNPSEESGRSAVFDDSVLPTIKISGGDDSCSVIVCGVCKDEFVVDVDEAKVLPCNHLFHPDCILPWLHSDHLSCPLCRFHLLPVPSSSSSAVDCSSTDVGALSNFLPSQF, encoded by the coding sequence GGTGTCACGAATGCGATATAAGCATTCATCTTCTTCTCACCATTGATTCACCATCTTCTCCTCCTCCACTGTGTCCTGACTGCCATACCTGCAATCTTGAGCTCATGGATGACCCCACTCTCACCGACACCGCTAGCTTCTTCTTAGACGCCTTTTTTCTCCCCTTTTTCAGCGGAGTAAACCCGTCGGAGGAGAGTGGCAGGAGTGCCGTTTTTGACGATTCTGTGCTGCCCACCATCAAAATCAGTGGCGGGGATGATTCTTGTTCGGTGATTGTTTGTGGGGTGTGTAAAGATGAGTTCGTTGTAGATGTTGATGAAGCAAAGGTGTTACCTTGTAATCATTTGTTCCATCCTGACTGTATACTCCCATGGCTTCACTCTGACCATCTTTCTTGTCCTCTCTGTCGATTTCATCTGCTTCCCGTGCCATCATCTTCATCATCTGCTGTTGACTGCAGTTCCACTGATGTTGGTGCTTTGTCCAATTTTCTTCCTTCACAATTCTAG